GATTAAAGCTGCTTTTGTAAAGGAATATGTGACCAGCAGCGGCAGGCTGATGAGCAATACCCAGACGGCATATGTGCTCGCTTTGCAATTTAACCTCTTGCCTGAAAGTATGCGGGCAAGCGCTGCGGGATACCTGGTAGAGAACATCCGTAAGTATAACAACCATTTAACGACCGGCTTTTTAGGAACGCCCTACATCTGCCACGTTTTATCGCGCTTTGGCTATAAGGATGTGGCTTATACCCTGCTGTTGCAGGAAAGCTATCCCAGCTGGCTGTACCCGGTTAAAATGGGAGCGACTACGATATGGGAACGCTGGGACGGGATTAAACCTGATGGCAGTTTTCAAAACCCGGGGATGAATTCCTTTAACCATTATGCTTATGGGGCGATAGGCGATTGGATGTATAAAAATATAGCAGGGATTGCACCCCTGGAACCGGGTTACAAAAAGATCCTGATCAGGCCGCAGATGGGAGGTGGCTTAACCTGGGCCAAGGGCAGCTACCTGAGCAGGTATGGTAGGATTACTGTTTTCTGGAAGTTGGAAAGTACCAGGGTGCTGATGGATGTGGAGGTTCCCCCTAGCACAACAGCGGTAGTGGAGGTGCCGGGTGTAGGAAGCAGAGATGTTGGCCCCGGTAAATACAAGTTTGAAGGAAGAGTAAACTAGGTTATGGATTGTAAATAAGATATAAATGATACACTATAAAAATATTCCGGGATTTATGCTTTTGATGCTCTGGGCTGTGGTTCCCCTACGGGCTAAGGAATACCATGTATCGGTAAAAGGTAAGGATAGCAATCTGGGTACGATGGTTCAACCTTTTCGCAGCATTGCCCATGCAGCCAGTGTTGCCGTAGCGGGTGATGTGATTACTGTACATGCCGGTATTTACCGGGAGGAAGTGAGCCTAATGCGTGGTGGGGAAAGTGATGAAAAACGGATTACTTACCAGGCTGCTGCAGGTGAAAATGTAGAGATCAAAGGATCAGAAGTAATTGTGGGCTGGAAAAAGGTAAAGGATGGTGTTTGGAAAGTGAATTTACCAAATGCTTTTTTTGGTTCATATAATCCTTATACAGATTTGATTGCAGGGGACTGGTATTTCCCGCGGGCGCGGAAACTGCATACCGGGGCTGTTTATTTAAACAGTAAAGGTTTTGAGGAAATCGATCCTTTGGAACCTTTAACAGGTAATACCTGGTATTGCAGTTACGAAAAGGGAACAACGACCATTGTGGCTAATTTTGGAACTGCTGACCCGAATAAGGAACTGCTAGAGATCAATATGCGCAAAAGCTGTTTTTATCCTGGGAAAACGGGTGTGAATTACCTTACTGTTCGTGGGTTTAAGATGAGCCAGGCGGCTACCCAATGGGCAGCCCCTACTGCTGAGCAGGTGGGTTTAATCGGCACGAACTGGAGCAAAGGCTGGGTGATTGAAGATAATGTGATCTCTGATTCGAAGTGTGTGGGCTTAACGCTGGGCAAGGATAGAAAGACCGGACACAATGGGGTGGATTACAACGAAATGGTGCACCGGGTAATTGCAGCTGGCTGGAACAA
This is a stretch of genomic DNA from Candidatus Pedobacter colombiensis. It encodes these proteins:
- a CDS encoding right-handed parallel beta-helix repeat-containing protein translates to MIHYKNIPGFMLLMLWAVVPLRAKEYHVSVKGKDSNLGTMVQPFRSIAHAASVAVAGDVITVHAGIYREEVSLMRGGESDEKRITYQAAAGENVEIKGSEVIVGWKKVKDGVWKVNLPNAFFGSYNPYTDLIAGDWYFPRARKLHTGAVYLNSKGFEEIDPLEPLTGNTWYCSYEKGTTTIVANFGTADPNKELLEINMRKSCFYPGKTGVNYLTVRGFKMSQAATQWAAPTAEQVGLIGTNWSKGWVIEDNVISDSKCVGLTLGKDRKTGHNGVDYNEMVHRVIAAGWNKDTIGSHLVRNNKIFNCGAAGICGSFGAAFSRIEDNEVYAVYTNRSFYGAEMAGIKLHGAIDVIIAGNKVHHAFIGIWLDWMAQGTIVRDNLCYENDLVDLFMEVNHGPYEVSGNQFLSAYSLRDWSEGGTFSRNLFAGLVSRVPDSRATPYFKPHSTAFLGIKPIQGGDNRFFNNVFMGKRDVEVVQQPRMNVMDGPDRLLGYGLAVYDDAVLPVMAKGNIYLDGAKPFKGENK